A region from the Lolium perenne isolate Kyuss_39 chromosome 4, Kyuss_2.0, whole genome shotgun sequence genome encodes:
- the LOC127349390 gene encoding putative F-box protein PP2-B12, whose translation MTTPADACRAAAVCTAFRSVADSDTVWEKFLPSDCDAILERAVHLVDFSSKKELFLDLAQEHILLDDGKMSFGLQRSYGAKCYMMSGSQLLDIAWICENIYWTKRSDPDSRFSKVAELLSVCWFCINGSINSRELSPSTHYAGYLVFKLTQDASGLSSPRQISFVEVGRQLVGSACTVSLHPCKHASCSLSDGGETSEPHEHKEEGGVMVRYPRHRVDDWLELEMGDFHTDTSYDAEDVKMEQHEFEELEWKRGLIIEGIE comes from the exons ATGACCACACCAGCCGACgcctgccgcgccgccgcggTGTGCACCGCCTTCCGGTCTGTGGCGGATTCCGACACTGTATGGGAGAAGTTCCTACCATCGGACTGCGACGCCATCCTCGAGCGGGCTGTCCATCTTGTGGATTTCTCCTCCAAGAAAGAGCTATTCTTGGACCTCGCCCAAGAACACATCCTCCTCGATGATGGCAAAATG agttttggGCTCCAGCGAAGCTATGGCGCAAAATGCTACATGATGTCTGGAAGCCAACTACTGGATATCGCTTGGATCTGTGAAAATATTTACTGGACAAAGAGGTCGGACCCGGATTCAAG GTTCTCCAAGGTGGCAGAGCTTCTGTCAGTCTGCTGGTTTTGCATCAACGGCAGCATCAACAGCAGGGAGCTCTCTCCCAGCACCCACTACGCTGGCTACCTTGTCTTCAAGCTCACCCAGGACGCCTCCGGCCTCAGCTCCCCACGCCAGATATCGTTCGTCGAGGTAGGCAGGCAGCTGGTGGGGAGTGCCTGCACAGTGTCTCTCCATCCTTGCAAGCATGCTTCCTGCAGCCTCAGTGATGGTGGTGAAACGTCGGAGCCGCACGAGCACAAGGAGGAAGGGGGCGTCATGGTCAGGTACCCGCGGCATAGGGTCGACGATTGGCTGGAGCTAGAGATGGGCGACTTCCACACAGACACAAGTTATGATGCTGAGGATGTTAAAATGGAACAACACGAGTTTGAGGAGCTGGAGTGGAAAAGGGGGCTCATAATTGAAGGCATTGAATAA